Sequence from the Methanosarcina siciliae T4/M genome:
GCCCGGATCAGGGAGACAATTTCTTTTAAGGAGACCACGTCAATTCCGGAGTCCGGCTCGTCAAGGATTGCAAGTTTCGGCCTCATGGTGATGATGGAGGCAAGCTCTATTCGCTTCCTTTCGCCCCCGCTCAGCGCCTCGCCTACTTCTCTGTCAATGTATTTTTCAGGTTTCAGATCAACTTTCCAGAGGGCTTCTTTTATCTCCTCTTCCGTAATGCCGCCATTGCCTCTTGCCCCTATTGCAAGGTAATCCCTGACTTTCAGCCCTTCAAAGCGGGCGGGTTCCTGCCAGGCAAGGGTTATGCCTTTTCTTGCGCGTTCGGTTATCGAAAGTACGGCAACATCTTCGCCGTCAAAAAAGATATCGCCTTCCTCATGCTCATAGCCCTGGAGCCCCATCAGGGTATAGGCAAGTGTACTTTTCCCCGCGCCATTTGCGCCGATGATGCTGTGGATCTCACGGTCTCCTACTTCGAGGTTTACTCCACGCAGAATTTTTTTTCCATCACGGCTCAATATCAGGTTTTTTAAGGATAGAATCTATGACACCTCTAGCAAATTTTAGTTTGAGCACTGCAGCAAGTCTTTGCAGCGTTGCAGGTCTTTAACGGTATTTATGTTTATTGCTAGTCTGGGATTATCAAGTATCAGATTAAAGTCTTCCTGTTCGTTTCGGATTTGAGAACTGTCAAGGATATTTATTCCCGCAGGCACGATAAGTTTTCCATCCTTGTTGAATACGGTGTCCGGCCTGGTCCCTGCTCCCTTACAGACATTGAGCGGGACATAAACGGAAAGTGCCGGCTTTCCTTCTTCCCTGTATTTCTTGATTACCGATTCAATAAGTTCGGAGTCGATCAGGGGTAGGTCGGACATGATAATCATAACGGGGCCCGTCGTCGCTGAAGTCTCCACTGCATGGATCATGTCTCCCACATAGTTCCCGCCAAAGGTCCTTATTACCTGGACCTCACCTTTATAGCGTTCCTGGATCATTATTTCGGTCTTCGGGGTAACGGGGGAGACCGCTACGAAAACATTGTCTATACTTTTTGTTGATCTGAGGGTATCAATCACATAGGAAATAAGTGG
This genomic interval carries:
- a CDS encoding NTP transferase domain-containing protein encodes the protein MDAIVMAGGFGQRLGMGEKPCVELLGKPLISYVIDTLRSTKSIDNVFVAVSPVTPKTEIMIQERYKGEVQVIRTFGGNYVGDMIHAVETSATTGPVMIIMSDLPLIDSELIESVIKKYREEGKPALSVYVPLNVCKGAGTRPDTVFNKDGKLIVPAGINILDSSQIRNEQEDFNLILDNPRLAININTVKDLQRCKDLLQCSN
- a CDS encoding ATP-binding cassette domain-containing protein, which produces MSRDGKKILRGVNLEVGDREIHSIIGANGAGKSTLAYTLMGLQGYEHEEGDIFFDGEDVAVLSITERARKGITLAWQEPARFEGLKVRDYLAIGARGNGGITEEEIKEALWKVDLKPEKYIDREVGEALSGGERKRIELASIITMRPKLAILDEPDSGIDVVSLKEIVSLIRALKENGSSVLVITHREEIAAASDKASLMCEGVILRSGDPIEISEFFKNRCIPCDSRVSPPKVV